Proteins found in one Papio anubis isolate 15944 chromosome 13, Panubis1.0, whole genome shotgun sequence genomic segment:
- the LCN6 gene encoding epididymal-specific lipocalin-6: MGGLLLAALLALVAVPRAQAVWLGRLDPKQLLGPWYVLAVASREKSFAVEKDMKNVAGVVVTLTPENNLRLLSSQHGLQGCSQSVTELLKRNSGWVFENPSIGVLELRVLATNFRDYAIIFTQLEFGDEPFNTVELYSRTEAASQEAMGLFTKWSRGLGFLSQQQAQLQKDCECPPEQPQGRLGASSGAHRARWGGTDPGADSGFCLTQSLSGSQAG, translated from the exons ATGGGTGGCCTACTGCTGGCTGCTCTTCTGGCTTTGGTCGCGGTGCCCAGGGCCCAGGCCGTGTGGTTGGGAAGACTGGACCCTAAGCAG CTTCTTGGGCCCTGGTACGTGCTTGCGGTGGCCTCCCGGGAAAAGAGCTTTGCCGTGGAGAAGGACATGAAGAACGTCGCTGGGGTGGTGGTGACCCTCACTCCAGAAAACAACCTGCGACTGCTGTCCTCTCAGCACGG GCTGCAGGGGTGCAGCCAGAGTGTCACGGAGCTGTTGAAGCGAAACTCCGGATGGGTGTTTGAGAATCCCT CAATAGGCGTGCTGGAGCTCCGGGTGCTGGCCACCAACTTCAGAGACTATGCCATCATCTTCACTCAGCTGGAGTTTGGGGACGAGCCCTTCAACACGGTGGAGCTGTACA GTCGGACGGAGGCAGCCAGCCAGGAGGCCATGGGACTCTTCACCAAGTGGAGCAGGGGCCTGGGCTTCCTGTCCCAGCAGCAGGCCCAGCTGCAGAAGGACTGTGAGTGCCCACCAGAGCAGCCACAGGGGAGGCTTGGGGCAAGTTCTGGTGCCCACAGGGCACGATGGGGTGGCACAGACCCTGGGGCTGATTCTGGCTTCTGCCTGACTCAGTCACTCTCAGGGAGTCAGGCAGGCTGA